One window of Saprospiraceae bacterium genomic DNA carries:
- a CDS encoding GNAT family N-acetyltransferase, with amino-acid sequence MEGDIINCIVENNNAVGYCIYTKNDDNNQLIIGINQEFTRKGYGFSLAKQTIEEAFKVSKVNVIRIKTLIERPSNKLAYKLGFVETKRDAKEIFYELKMKEFSLN; translated from the coding sequence TTGGAAGGAGACATTATTAACTGTATAGTTGAAAATAATAATGCGGTTGGGTATTGCATCTACACTAAAAATGATGATAATAATCAATTAATAATTGGCATAAATCAGGAATTCACAAGGAAAGGTTATGGTTTTTCTCTTGCAAAACAAACAATTGAAGAAGCATTTAAAGTCTCCAAGGTGAATGTCATAAGAATTAAAACATTAATTGAAAGACCTTCTAATAAATTAGCTTATAAATTAGGATTTGTTGAAACCAAAAGAGATGCTAAAGAAATATTTTATGAACTTAAAATGAAAGAATTTTCTTTAAATTGA
- a CDS encoding DUF4238 domain-containing protein has translation MSEPKNSHFVSKVYLNNFSFDENGNLYSLSIKSPYPKIKVKERNISQICYEEDIYKIKTDKVLKDILVLILII, from the coding sequence ATGAGTGAGCCAAAAAATTCACATTTCGTTTCAAAAGTTTATCTTAACAATTTTTCTTTTGATGAGAATGGAAATTTATATTCCTTGTCAATTAAATCACCCTATCCGAAAATAAAAGTTAAAGAGCGCAATATATCTCAAATTTGTTATGAAGAAGATATTTATAAAATTAAAACTGATAAAGTTTTAAAAGATATTTTAGTACTGATCCTAATTATATAG